From one Eptesicus fuscus isolate TK198812 chromosome 3, DD_ASM_mEF_20220401, whole genome shotgun sequence genomic stretch:
- the CLDN17 gene encoding claudin-17 has translation MAFYPLQVAGLVLGVLGLAGALATTLLPQWRVSAFVGGNIVVFERIWEGLWMSCVRQARSTLQCKLYSSLLALPPVLEAARALMCAAVALALTALLVGACGLRRVRCAGSDERAKACLVGASGALLLLTGLFVLIPVSWTAHIVIRDFHDPAVHVGRKRELGAALFLGWASAAVLLAGGALLCGFCCCGRRKRGRPCPAPRDRVPRRGPHGDPAAPGKPFTSYV, from the coding sequence ATGGCCTTCTACCCCCTGCAGGtggcggggctggtgctgggcgtCCTGGGCCTGGCCGGGGCGCTGGCCAccaccctcctgccccagtgGCGGGTGTCCGCGTTCGTGGGCGGCAACATCGTCGTCTTCGAGAGGatctgggaggggctgtggatgaGCTGCGTGCGGCAGGCCCGGTCCACGCTGCAGTGCAAGCTCTACAgctccctgctggccctgccccccgtccTGGAGGCCGCCCGGGCCCTCATGTGCGCGGCCGTGGCCCTGGCCCTCACGGCGCTGCTCGTGGGCGCCTGCGGCCTGAGGCGggtccggtgtgcgggctccgacGAGAGGGCCAAGGCGTGCCTGGTGGGGGCGTCCGGGGCCCTGCTCCTCCTCACGGGCCTCTTCGTCCTCATCCCCGTGTCCTGGACGGCCCACATCGTCATCCGGGACTTCCACGACCCCGCCGTCCACGTGGGCCGGAAGCGCGAGCTGGGGGCCGCGCTCTTCCTGGGCTGGGCCAGCGCCGCCGTCCTCCTGGCCGGAGGGGCTCTGCTCTGCGGGTTCTGCTGCTGCGGCCGGAGGAAGCGAGGGCGCCCGTGCCCGGCCCCCAGGGACCGCGTGCCTCGCCGGGGGCCACACGGGGACCCGGCCGCACCCGGCAAGCCCTTCACCAGCTACGTCTAG
- the CLDN8 gene encoding claudin-8, with translation MASSALQWVGLLLGGAGAVGTVAVTIMPQWKVSAFIGSNIVVFETLWEGLWMSCRSQTHLRLQCKVYDSLLALPTDLQAARGLMCAACALAALASLAAALGMRCSRCAGAEAEAKGATLLAAGVLFMVVGVAVLAPVSWVAASVVRDFYDPTLDDGRKRELGEALYLGWVSALLLVAGGAVLSCVSYVPGESGGPRYHLPARRAAPRSWYSERKPGSVPSRSQYV, from the coding sequence ATGGCCAGCTCGGCGCTGCAGTGGGTGGGCCTGCtgctgggcggggcgggcgcggtgGGCACCGTGGCCGTGACCATCATGCCGCAGTGGAAGGTGTCCGCCTTCATCGGCAGCAACATCGTGGTCTTCGAGAcgctgtgggaggggctgtggatgaGCTGCCGCAGCCAGACCCACCTCCGGCTGCAGTGCAAGGTCTACGACTcgctgctggccctgcccaccgACCTGCAGGCGGCCCGCGGGCTCATGTGCGCGGCCTGCGCCCTGGCCGCCCTGGCCTCGCTGGCCGCCGCGCTGGGCATGCGCTGCTCCCGCTGCGCcggggccgaggccgaggccaaGGGCGCGACCCTGCTGGCCGCCGGGGTCCTGTTCATGGTGGTGGGCGTGGCGGTGCTGGCGCCCGTGAGCTGGGTGGCCGCCTCCGTCGTCCGGGACTTCTACGACCCCACCCTGGACGACGGCCGGAAGCGCGAGCTCGGGGAGGCGCTGTACCTGGGCTGGGTCTCCGCGCTGCTGCTCGTGGCCGGGGGCGCCGTCCTGTCCTGCGTGTCCTACGTCCCCGGCGAGAGCGGGGGCCCCAGGTACCACCTGCCCGCCCGCCGCGCGGCCCCCAGGAGCTGGTACTCAGAGAGGAAGCCGGGCAGCGTGCCCTCGCGAAGCCAGTACGTGTAG